The following coding sequences lie in one Arachis ipaensis cultivar K30076 chromosome B05, Araip1.1, whole genome shotgun sequence genomic window:
- the LOC107644229 gene encoding protein PLASTID MOVEMENT IMPAIRED 1-like, with protein sequence METGNYSYSPKRNSNARLLEELEALSKSLYQSHTARRTASLALPRDSAPPPVKSVEDDNASAKIDIQSSNKPRTRRLSLSPWRSRPKREDNKAPPSKPQQTENLVEKRGIWSWKPMRALSHITMQKLSCLFSVEVVTAQNLPSSMNGLRLSVCVRKKETKDGAVQTMPSRVVQGAADFEETLFIRCHVYCNHGSGKQLKFEPRPFYIYLVAVDAKELNFGRTSVDLSRLVQESIEKSWQGTRVRQWETSFSLCGKAKGGELVLKFGFQIMEKDGAGIAIYNQDENLNSKSSRFISLASSFRKQSKRSFSVPSARITSRNDAWTPSDIRSIGDFHGLHDLSLDDTISVQDSSASVQKLDDGKEKVDDFHLLDFDIVDKGVEVQKQKKGDGEESERSVEVKSASSEVVKEIVHDQLHLTRLTELDSIAQQLKALETMIGEDINLIKARDTDSQRLDSDEETVTREFLQILEDKVTRRYKINQSEIPPFQLEGHAREHGNEDSSEKEESKVYLPHLGKGLGCVIQTKDGGYLASMNPLDSVVARNDTPKLAMQMSKPFVLQSHQFSMGLELFQKLVANGIEDFSSEVLSLMPIDEMIGKSAEQVAFEGIASAIIQGRNKEGASSSAARIVSALNSMANAMSSGRKERISTGLWNIDENPLTAEQILAFTMQKIESMAIEALKIQADMAEEEAPFDVSVTTSKEENNDKDLLSSAISLEDWVKDQSYNETSASSYKEASHITLIFVVQLRDPKRRYEAVGGPMMVLVHATADTKRNEYNYDHEDGEEQKFKVTNMDVGGFKVRSGVKNYAWDGQKQRLTAMQWLVEYGLGKAGKKIKNNALIKGQDSLWSISSNIMGDMWLNTMRNPDIKLVVNQ encoded by the coding sequence ATGGAAACTGGTAATTATTCTTACTCTCCCAAAAGAAATTCCAATGCTAGGCTTCTTGAAGAGTTAGAGGCTCTAAGCAAATCCCTTTACCAATCACACACAGCTAGAAGAACAGCTTCCCTTGCTTTGCCAAGAGATTCAGCTCCTCCTCCTGTCAAATCTGTTGAAGATGACAATGCCAGTGCTAAAATTGATATCCAAAGCAGTAACAAACCTCGCACACGCAGGTTGTCCTTGTCGCCGTGGAGATCAAGGCCGAAGCGAGAGGATAACAAGGCACCCCCCTCAAAGccacaacaaacagagaatttGGTTGAGAAGAGAGGGATTTGGAGCTGGAAGCCTATGAGGGCTCTTTCTCACATTACAATGCAGAAACTAAGTTGTTTGTTTTCTGTTGAAGTTGTAACTGCTCAAAACCTTCCTTCATCAATGAATGGACTAAGGCTTTCTGTCTGTGTTAGAAAGAAGGAAACAAAAGATGGTGCTGTCCAAACAATGCCATCAAGGGTTGTTCAAGGAGCTGCAGATTTTGAAGAGACTCTTTTCATCAGGTGCCATGTTTATTGCAACCATGGCAGTGGAAAGCAGCTTAAGTTCGAGCCGAGGCCATTTTATATATACCTTGTTGCGGTTGATGCTAAAGAGCTTAACTTTGGAAGAACCTCGGTGGACTTGAGCCGGTTGGTTCAAGAATCCATTGAGAAAAGCTGGCAAGGCACCCGGGTTCGGCAATGGGAGACAAGCTTTTCCTTGTGTGGCAAGGCAAAAGGAGGTGAGCTGGTTCTGAAATTCGGTTTCCAAATCATGGAGAAAGATGGTGCAGGGATTGCAATTTACAATCAGGACGAGAACTTGAATTCCAAGTCCAGCAGGTTCATAAGCCTGGCATCTTCGTTTCGCAAACAATCCAAGAGATCCTTCAGTGTTCCTAGTGCAAGAATAACAAGCAGAAATGATGCTTGGACTCCTTCAGATATAAGGTCAATAGGGGATTTTCATGGATTGCATGATTTGAGTCTTGATGACACAATTTCGGTCCAGGATTCCTCAGCTTCTGTCCAAAAACTTGATGATGGCAAGGAGAAGGTAGATGATTTCCATCTTCTGGATTTTGATATCGTTGATAAAGGTGTTGAGGTTCAAAAGCAGAAAAAAGGTGATGGAGAAGAATCTGAGAGGTCTGTGGAAGTGAAATCAGCTTCAAGTGAGGTGGTCAAGGAGATAGTACATGACCAATTGCACCTCACTAGATTAACCGAGCTTGATTCGATTGCACAGCAGTTAAAGGCTCTTGAGACCATGATAGGGGAGGATATCAACTTGATAAAAGCAAGGGATACAGACTCACAAAGATTGGATTCTGATGAAGAAACAGTGACAAGAGAGTTTCTTCAGATTCTTGAGGATAAAGTGACCAGAAGATACAAAATAAACCAATCTGAAATTCCACCTTTCCAACTTGAAGGGCATGCACGTGAACATGGAAATGAAGATTCTTCTGAGAAGGAGGAATCCAAAGTTTATCTTCCTCATCTTGGCAAGGGCTTGGGTTGTGTGATTCAAACAAAAGATGGGGGCTACTTGGCATCCATGAATCCTTTGGACAGTGTTGTGGCCAGAAATGATACTCCAAAGCTAGCAATGCAGATGTCAAAGCCTTTTGTGTTGCAATCACATCAATTCTCAATGGGGTTAGAGTTGTTTCAGAAACTGGTTGCCAATGGTATTGAAGATTTCAGCTCTGAAGTTCTCTCCTTGATGCCAATAGATGAAATGATAGGCAAAAGTGCAGAACAGGTTGCTTTTGAAGGCATTGCTTCTGCCATCATACAAGGTAGGAACAAGGAAGGAGCGAGTTCAAGTGCTGCACGCATAGTTTCTGCCCTGAATAGTATGGCGAATGCTATGAGTTCAGGAAGGAAGGAAAGGATTTCAACAGGGCTTTGGAATATAGATGAAAATCCACTCACTGCAGAGCAAATCCTTGCATTCACAATGCAGAAGATTGAGTCCATGGCGATTGAGGCGCTGAAAATTCAAGCCGATATGGCCGAGGAAGAAGCTCCATTTGATGTTTCTGTGACCACCTCAAAGGAAGAAAACAATGACAAAGATCTGTTGAGTTCTGCTATTTCACTTGAGGACTGGGTCAAAGATCAAAGCTACAATGAAACCAGTGCAAGTTCTTACAAAGAAGCATCACATATCACACTGATATTTGTTGTCCAATTGAGGGATCCAAAAAGGCGCTATGAGGCGGTTGGGGGTCCTATGATGGTACTAGTTCATGCAACTGCAGACACAAAGAGGAATGAATATAATTATGATCATGAAGATGGTGAGGAGCAAAAGTTTAAGGTAACTAACATGGATGTTGGGGGCTTCAAGGTTAGGAGTGGTGTAAAGAATTATGCATGGGACGGACAGAAGCAAAGACTAACTGCAATGCAATGGCTGGTGGAATATGGATTGGGAAAGGCAGGGAAGAAAATCAAGAATAATGCATTGATCAAAGGACAAGATTCTCTGtggagcatttcatcaaacatcatGGGTGACATGTGGCTCAACACCATGAGGAACCCAGATATCAAACTTGTGGTGAACCAATAA